In Seriola aureovittata isolate HTS-2021-v1 ecotype China chromosome 24, ASM2101889v1, whole genome shotgun sequence, the following proteins share a genomic window:
- the eif5b gene encoding eukaryotic translation initiation factor 5B — protein MGKKQKKSGEDSAKDDGIDIDALAAEIEGAGASKEPKGKKKKKGAKKDDFDEDDILKELEELSLETQGGKAKKAETTEEVESVEPPKPEKKKTRKGRKGGASPEEEEGEEAEGQADGERNGEQKDQKATPAAPPSDSDDDSSSRSRLKNKGGKKGGKKPSVSDEEEDKEEDEGVSKGGGKGAKEDESEDDEEFTSRREQKKKNKGKAAKAESEEEEEQEEEGGVFKMKTAAQKKAEKKERDKKKKEEERMKQKKLKEKEKEGSVEAKKEPEKKTTEAAPPQVAPPAAATAEEPEGAEPTAEDEAEGDKKKKDKKKKKGEKEEKEKEKKKGPSKATVKAMQEALAKMKEEEERAKREEEERLKKLEEMEKQRLEQERLEQERREKKKQKEKERKERLKKEGKLLTKAQREARARAEATLKLLQAQGVEVPSKDSVPKKKPVYGDKRKKKPNAQTPEETSEVTSPTSETPEPVPMETEAETPAAEPEVKPDAAVDDWEAIASDEEKELKKVHIEVKEDTAAPPQPTGSEEDEEEEDEEEDEDDDEEDDDEDDESEEEKEPAAAGHAKRKESEDESSESEDDDGRTKEERLYDRAKRRIEKRRAENLKNVDVDTLRSPVVCVLGHVDTGKTKILDKLRHTHVQDGEAGGITQQIGATNVPKETIEEQTRMVKNFEKETIKIPGMLIIDTPGHESFSNLRNRGSSLCDIAILVVDIMHGLEPQTIESINLLKEKKCPFIVALNKIDRLYDWKKSPETDVVATLKKQKKNTKDEFDERAKAVIVEFAQQGLNAALFYENKDPRTFVSLVPTSAHSGDGMGNLIALLIELTQTMLARRLAHCDELRAQVMEVKALPGMGTTIDVILINGCLREGETIIVPGVEGPIVTQIRGLLLPPPLKELRVKNQYEKHKEVSTAQGVKILGKDLEKTLAGLPLLVANRDDEIPVLRDELVRELKQTLNSIKLEEKGVYVQASTLGSLEALLEFLRTSKVPYAGINIGPVHKKDVMKASTMLEHDPQYAVILAFDVKVERESQDMADSLGVRIFSAEIIYHLFDAFTKYREDYKKAKQDEFKHIAVFPVKLKVLPQFIFNSRDPIVMGVTIEAGVLRQGTPLCVPSKGFVDIGVVTSIEMNHKSVDSAKKGQEICVKIEPIPGESPKMYGRHFEATDIIVSKITRASIDALKNWFRDEMQKSDWQLIMELKKTFEII, from the exons TGCCAAAGATGACGGCATTGACATCGACGCTCTGGCGGCGGAGATCGAAGGAGCCGGCGCCTCCAAAGAACcaaaagggaagaagaagaagaaaggagccAAGAAGGACGACTTCGA CGAGGACGACATcctgaaggagctggaggagttGTCTCTGGAGACTCAGGGAGGAAAGGCAAAG AAAGCAGAAACCACAGAGGAAGTGGAGAGCGTCGAGCCTCCCAAaccagaaaagaagaagacCAGAAAGGGGAGGAAGGGTGGAGCCAGCcccgaggaagaggagggcgAGGAAGCTGAAGGTCAGGCTGATGGAGAGAGGAACGGAGAGCAGAAAGACCAGAAG GCgactcctgctgctcctccctcCGACTCAGATGACGACAGCAGCTCACGTTCTCGCCTCAAGAACAAAGGAGGTAAGAAGGGAGGCAAAAAACCTTCAGTGTCCGACgaagaggaggacaaagaggaggacGAAGGCGTGAGCAAAGGAGGAGGTAAAGGAGCGAAGGAGGACGAGTCAGAGGACGATGAAGAGTTCACCTCcaggagagagcagaagaagaagaacaaaggcAAGGCGGCGAAGGCGgagagcgaggaagaggaggagcaggaggaggagggaggggtctTCAAGATGAAGACGGCGGCGCAGaagaaggcagagaagaaggagagggacaagaagaagaaggaggaggagaggatgaagcagaagaagctcaaggagaaagagaaggagggcaGCGTGGAGGCTAAAAAAGAGCCAGAGAAGAAGACGACAGAGGCCGCACCTCCTCAGGTAGCACCACCTGCAGCAGCAACGGCTGAGGAACCGGAAGGGGCGGAGCCAACAGCTGAGG ATGAGGCCGAGGGcgacaagaagaagaaagacaagaagaagaagaagggagagaaggaggagaaggagaaggagaagaagaaaggaccCAGCAAGGCCACAGTGAAGGCCATGCAGGAGGCTCTGGCCAAGATGAAGGAG GAGGAGGAGCGAGccaaaagagaggaggaggagcggctgaagaagctggaggagatggagaagcaGAGGCTGGAgcag GAGCGCCTGGAGCAGGAGCGtagggagaagaagaagcagaaggagaaggagaggaaggagcgTCTGAAGAAGGAGGGGAAGCTCCTGACGAAAGCCCAGAGAGAAGCTCGAGCTCGGGCCGAGGCCACGCTCAAGCTGCTGCAGGCTCAGG gtgttgaAGTGCCATCCAAAGACTCTGTGCCAAAGAAGAAACCAGTTTATggagacaagaggaagaagaagcccAACGCCCAAACTCCTGAAG AAACGTCTGAGGTAACTTCACCGACGTCGGAGACTCCAGAGCCCGTTCCCATGGAGACGGAGGCTGAGACACCGGCTGCGGAGCCAG AGGTGAAACCGGACGCTGCTGTCGACGACTGGGAAGCCATCGCCAGCGACGAGGAGAAAG AGCTGAAGAAAGTCCACATCGAGGTGAAGGAGGACACCGCCGCTCCTCCTCAGCCCACAGGCAgcgaggaggacgaggaggaggaagacgaggaagaggacgaggaCGATGACGAGGAAGACGATGACGAGGACGATGAGAgcgaggaggagaaggagccgGCGGCGGCGGGTCACGCCAAGAGGAAGGAGAGCGAGGACGAGAGCAGCGAGAGCGAGGACGACGACGGGAGGACGAAGGAGGAGCGGCTGTACGACCGGGCCAAGAGGAGAATAGAG AAACGGAGAGCAGAGAACCTGAAGAACGTGGACGTGGACACGCTGAGATCTCCGGTGGTGTGTGTGCTCGGACACGTCGACACCGGAAAGACCAAGATCCTCGACAAG ctgcgaCACACTCATGTTCAGGACGGTGAAGCCGGAGGAATCACTCAGCAGATCGGAGCCACAAACGTCCCGAAGGAGACGATCGAGGAGCAAACCAGGATGGTTAAAAAT tttgaaaaagaaaccaTCAAGATCCCCGGCATGTTGATCATCGACACACCAGGACACGAGTCCTTCAG TAACCTGAGGAACAGAGGCAGCTCTCTGTGCGACATCGCCATCCTGGTGGTGGACATCATGCACGGCCTGGAGCCTCAGACGATCGAGTCCATCAACCtgctgaaggagaagaagtgTCCCTTCATCGTCGCCCTCAACAAG atcGACCGTCTCTACGACTGGAAGAAGAGTCCGGAGACCGACGTCGTGGCCACgctgaagaagcagaagaagaacacCAAGGACGAGTTCGACGAGAGAGCCAAGGCCGTCATCGTGGAGTTCGCTCAGCAG GGTCTTAACGCCGCCTTGTTCTACGAGAATAAAGATCCCCGGACGTTTGTGTCGTTGGTTCCCACCTCGGCCCACAGCGGCGACGGGATGGGAAACCTCATCGCCCTGTTGATCGAGCTCACTCAGACCATGTTAGCCCGCCGGCTAGCACACTGTGACGAGCTGCGAGCTCAGGTCATGGAG GTCAAAGCTCTGCCTGGTATGGGAACTACGATAGACGTCATCCTCATTAACGGTTGTCTGCGGGAGGGAGAGACCATCATCGTCCCGGGGGTGGAGGGGCCAATCGTAACACAGATCAGAGGGTTACTGCTTCCTCCGCCTCTGAAGGAGCTCAGAGTCAAG AACCAATACGAGAAGCACAAGGAGGTGTCGACGGCTCAGGGAGTGAAGATTCTGGGTAAAGACCTGGAGAAGACGTTGGCGGGGCTCCCCCTGCTGGTGGCTAACAGGGACGACGAGATCCCCGTCCTgagg GACGAACTGGTGCGAGAGCTGAAACAGACTCTGAACTCCATCAAACTGGAGGAGAAAGGAGTTTACGTCCAGGCGTCCACGCTGGGGTCACTGGAGGCTCTGCTGGAGTTCCTCCGCACCTCTAAAGTCCCG tacGCTGGTATCAACATCGGTCCAGTTCATAAGAAGGATGTGATGAAGGCGTCGACCATGTTGGAACACGACCCGCA GTACGCGGTGATCCTGGCGTTCGACGTgaaggtggagagggagagtcAGGACATGGCCGACAGTCTGGGAGTTCGGATCTTCTCTGCTGAAATCATCTACCACCTGTTCGACGCCTTCACCAAGTACAGAGAGGACTACAAGAAGGCCAAACAGGACGAGTTCAA GCACATAGCCGTGTTTCCGGTGAAGCTGAAAGTTCTTCCTCAGTTCATCTTCAACTCCAGAGATCCCATCGTGATGGGGGTGACGATAGAGGCCGGAGTCCTGAGGCAGGGGACGCCGCTCTGTGTCCCCAGCAAAGGG TTCGTGGACATCGGTGTGGTGACGAGCATCGAGATGAACCACAAGTCCGTCGACAGCGCCAAGAAAGGCCAGGAGATCTGTGTCAAGATCGAGCCCATTCCCGGCGAGTCCCCCAAGATGTACGGCCGCCATTTTGAAGCCACCGACATCATTGTCAGCAAG atcaCGCGGGCGTCCATCGACGCTCTGAAGAACTGGTTCAGAGACGAGATGCAGAAATCTGATTGGCAGCTGATCATGGAGCTGAAGAAGACCTTTGAGATCATCTGA
- the LOC130165437 gene encoding beta,beta-carotene 15,15'-dioxygenase-like encodes MQSIFAKNGSETREPVKAQMKGSIPSWLQGTLVRNGPGLFSVGNSEYNHWFDGMSLIHSFTFSNGEVSYRSKFLKSDTYKRNIKADRIIVSEFGTMIYPDPCKNIFSRAFTHLSNVIPDFTDNNLINIIRYGQDYYASSEVNYMNQIDPATLETVGKINYRNHIALNLATAHPHYDDEGNTYNMGTAIMGFGRPKYVIFKVPAEASDKEHQKPALRKVQQVCSIPFRSTLFPSYFHSFGMTDNYIVFVEQPFKLDIVKLATAYFRGVNWGSCLKFDENDITLFHIINRKTGKEVSMRFYGDALVVFHHINAYEDNGHVVFDLISYNNSNLYEMFYIKNMKQETSSFIESNKSFSPPVCKRFVLPLSVHKESPRGSNLVTLTDTTAQAVVQEDGSVYCQPDTLFEGLELPGINYNFNAKKYRYFYGSRVEWSPHPNKIAKIDIVTRKHIEWRQENCFPSEPVFVGSPGAVEEDDGVILSSVISPDPNISPFMLVLNAKNFEEIARASIPASVHMDLHGYFIPAAVNQHSS; translated from the exons ATGCAGTCGATATTTGCAAAAAATGGATCAGAGACTCGGGAGCCGGTGAAAGCTCAAATGAAAG GCTCCATCCCGTCATGGCTGCAGGGAACTTTGGTGAGGAACGGGCCCGGGCTTTTCTCCGTGGGCAACTCCGAGTACAACCACTGGTTTGACGGCATGTCGCTCATCCACAGCTTCACCTTCAGCAACG GTGAGGTGAGTTACAGAAGTAAGTTTCTGAAGAGCGACACCTACAAGAGAAACATCAAGGCCGACAGGATCATCGTCTCCGAGTTCGGAACCATGATCTACCCAGATCCCTGCAAAAACATCTTCTCCAG GGCATTCACGCACCTCAGCAACGTCATCCCTGACTTCACTGACAACAACTTGATCAACATCATTCGTTATGGTCAGGACTACTACGCCTCCTCCGAGGTCAACTACATGAACCAGATCGACCCTGCTACTCTGGAAACTGTAGGCAAG ATAAACTACAGGAACCATATTGCTCTGAACTTGGCGACAGCTCACCCTCACTATGACGACGAGGGCAACACCTACAACATGGGTACCGCCATCATGGGCTTCGGACGGCCAAAATACGTCATCTTCAAGGTCCCAGCTGAGGCCTCAG ACAAAGAGCATCAGAAGCCGGCGTTGAGGAAAGTGCAGCAAGTCTGTTCGATTCCATTTCGGTCCACTCTGTTCCCGAGCTACTTCCACAGCTTCGGCATGACCGACAACTACATCGTGTTCGTGGAGCAGCCCTTCAAGCTGGACATCGTCAAACTGGCCACCGCCTATTTCAGAGGGGTCAACTGGGGGAGCTGCCTCAAATTCGACGAAAATGACATC ACATTGTTTCACatcatcaacagaaaaacaggaaaggagGTGTCCATGCGTTTCTATGGTGATGCCCTGGTGGTTTTCCACCACATCAACGCCTATGAGGACAACGGCCATGTGGTGTTCGACCTGATCAGCTACAACAACAGCAACCTGTACGAAATGTTCTACATCAAGAACATGAAACAAGAAACCAGCAGCTTCATCGAGTCCAACAAGAGCTTCTCCCCACCAGTCTGCAAGAGATTCGTCCTGCCGCTCAGTGTCCACAAG GAATCTCCCAGAGGAAGCAACCTGGTGACGCTGACGGACACGACAGCCCAGGCGGTGGTGCAGGAGGACGGATCCGTCTACTGCCAGCCTGACACTCTGTTCGAAG GTCTGGAGCTGCCAGGGATCAACTACAACTTCAATGCTAAAAAGTACAGATACTTCTACGGCTCCAGGGTGGAGTGGTCTCCTCATCCCAACAAG ATCGCCAAGATCGACATCGTCACCAGGAAACACATCGAGTGGCGGCAAGAGAATTGCTTCCCTTCAGAGCCGGTGTTTGTCGGGTCTCCGGGAGCCGTGGAGGAAGACGACG gaGTGATCTTGTCGTCCGTTATCTCTCCGGATCCGAATATTTCTCCGTTCATGCTCGTCCTGAACGCTAAAAACTTTGAGGAAATCGCCCGAGCCTCCATCCCCGCCAGCGTCCACATGGACCTTCACGGATATTTTATCCCCGCTGCCGTTAACCAACACTCCAGCTAG